A window of the Lactuca sativa cultivar Salinas chromosome 5, Lsat_Salinas_v11, whole genome shotgun sequence genome harbors these coding sequences:
- the LOC111906049 gene encoding uncharacterized protein LOC111906049, whose translation MNNRSIQNWVPSDIAFKIASLLQELDLCSLGSCSRFWRELCGSDHIWAGLCRDRWPALGFDKEQSSSVPEFNPHQLQQQHLDSNLKGWRGFYVNKHHEMASKADAVIAFLDQCISSESVEVNHYLVAMQNMNSMQFGFRDVVLFFFKENLHVLLNLAGLHYSIAWLGVPADDVMEALNSSKICDRQICVQWWKLGRWLYGFRLRDESISRRASLRDLAMMKEQQVLDVLYRGAIHEVIRVQISAAKPVSSPWSCQTSS comes from the exons ATGAACAATCGATCCATACAGAACTGGGTTCCAAGCGATATCGCCTTCAAAATCGCTTCCTTGCTTCAG GAATTGGATTTGTGTTCGTTGGGTAGTTGCTCTCGGTTTTGGCGGGAGCTTTGCGGGTCCGATCATATATGGGCGGGTCTATGCAGAGACCGATGGCCAGCCCTCGGTTTCGATAAAGAACAATCTTCTTCTGTTCCTGAATTCAATCCCCATCAACTTCAACAACAGCATTTGGACTCCAATTTGAAG GGATGGAGGGGGTTTTATGTTAATAAACATCATGAAATGGCTAGTAAAGCCGATGCTGTTATTGCCTTTTTGGACCAATGCATTTCATCAGAATCCGTTGAGGTTAATCATTATTTGGTTGCAATGCAAAACATGAATTCAATGCAATTTGGGTTCAGAGATGTGGTGTTGTTCTTTTTCAAAGAAAATCTTCATGTTTTGCTTAATTTGGCTGGTTTGCACTACTCTATTGCATGGCTTGGAGTTCCG GCGGATGATGTGATGGAAGCTTTAAATAGCTCAAAGATTTGTGATCGACAAATATGTGTTCAATGGTGGAAGCTTGGGAGGTGGTTGTATGGATTTAGGCTTCGTGATGAGTCGATTTCACGAAGGGCTTCTTTAAGAGATCTTGCAATGATGAAAGAACAACAAGTTCTTGATGTGCTTTATCGGGGTGCTATTCATGAGGTCATACGTGTTCAGATTTCGGCTGCTAAACCGGTTTCCTCGCCTTGGTCATGCCAAACATCAAGCTAG
- the LOC111906145 gene encoding E3 ubiquitin-protein ligase MIEL1 has product MAGPNDERLDFGKMGYGCKHYRRRCMIRAPCCNEIFDCRHCHNEATNMLKNPYDRHELIRSDVKQVICSVCDTEQPVARSCTNCGVNMGEYFCELCKFYDDDIDKGLFHCDDCGICRVGGRENFFHCKKCGTCYSIGLRDNHLCVENSMRHHCPICYEYLFDSMKDTAVMKCGHTMHRDCYNEMIKRDKFCCPICAKSIMDMSATWKMIDEEIEATLMPDDYRHKKVWILCNDCNDTTEVFFHIIGQKCRHCRSYNTRTIAPPVLPQE; this is encoded by the exons ATGGCAGGCCCCAACGACGAACGCTTGGATTTTGGGAAGATGGGTTACGG ATGCAAGCATTATCGAAGAAGATGTATGATTCGAGCTCCTTGTTGTAACGAGATATTCGACTGTCGTCATTGTCACAACGAGGCTACG AATATGTTGAAAAATCCCTACGATCGCCATGAACTTATTCGATCCGATGTGAAACAA GTGATTTGTTCAGTTTGCGACACAGAGCAGCCT GTTGCTCGTTCCTGCACAAATTGTGGCGTCAATATGGGGGAATACTTTTGTGAATTGTGCAAATTCTACGATGATGAT ATTGACAAGGGTTTGTTCCACTGTGACGATTGTGGCATTTGCAG AGTTGGTGGACGTGAGAACTTCTTCCATTGCAAAAAATGTG GAACTTGCTATTCTATTGGTTTACGTGATAACCATTTATGTGTCGAAAATTCTATGCGACATCATTGTCCCATATGTTATGAG TATTTATTCGACTCGATGAAAGACACTGCAGTTATGAAATGTGGACACACAATGCATCGTGATTGTTACAACGAGATGATAAAACGAGATAA aTTCTGCTGTCCAATATGCGCCAAATCCATTATGGACATGTCTGCAACATGGAAGATGATTGATGAAGAG ATCGAAGCTACTCTAATGCCTGATGATTACAGACACAAGAAG GTTTGGATACTATGTAACGACTGCAATGACACTACGGAAGTTTTCTTTCACATAATTGGACAGAAATGCCGCCATTGCAGATCGTATAATACACGGACGATTGCGCCCCCTGTTTTACCACAAGAATGA